The Acidicapsa acidisoli genome window below encodes:
- a CDS encoding anti-sigma factor produces MQETFHISEEDLIQYALGTLKEGQLSQFTAHISTCNQCRGELARTQVELACFAAVQPTEDLPQGARERFLQRLNSDTAPDSRLVSMHKKSRLYITSRSFQNWLETPLPLRILSGILAASLAFVAYDDLSHIHQIRQLLPAMNRYEKESANFTELKEFLRGTDTQQVSLHPKPAIIKTPEGHAIYSAASGKLVFTAANLPAPPPGKAYELWVLPAAGGAPIPAGVFTPDLQGSAAVIFPDIPSNVQAAGFGVTVEDAAGSPKPTSAIILSGQ; encoded by the coding sequence ATGCAGGAAACTTTCCACATCTCCGAAGAAGATCTGATCCAGTACGCTCTGGGTACGCTGAAAGAGGGACAGCTCAGCCAGTTTACGGCTCATATTTCGACTTGCAATCAGTGCCGTGGCGAGTTGGCCCGGACACAGGTGGAACTGGCCTGCTTTGCCGCAGTGCAACCAACGGAAGATCTGCCGCAAGGAGCGCGGGAGCGATTCCTGCAGCGCCTGAACTCGGACACCGCTCCTGATTCGAGGCTGGTCAGCATGCACAAAAAAAGCCGCCTCTATATCACGTCCAGGTCTTTCCAGAACTGGTTGGAGACGCCCCTGCCTCTTCGCATTCTTTCCGGAATACTTGCTGCATCGCTGGCATTTGTGGCCTACGATGACCTCTCGCATATTCATCAGATCCGGCAGTTATTGCCGGCAATGAATCGGTATGAGAAAGAGTCTGCCAACTTTACTGAATTGAAGGAGTTTCTGCGCGGGACAGACACGCAGCAGGTCAGTCTGCACCCAAAGCCGGCGATCATCAAGACACCGGAGGGCCACGCCATCTATTCTGCCGCCTCTGGAAAGCTGGTATTTACGGCTGCGAATCTGCCTGCGCCGCCCCCTGGCAAGGCCTACGAACTGTGGGTATTGCCGGCTGCGGGTGGAGCGCCGATTCCAGCCGGAGTTTTTACGCCTGATCTTCAGGGTAGCGCGGCCGTGATCTTTCCAGACATCCCCTCGAACGTACAGGCTGCGGGGTTCGGTGTAACCGTCGAAGATGCAGCCGGGTCGCCCAAACCTACCTCGGCCATCATCCTCAGCGGGCAATAG
- a CDS encoding YncE family protein: MSVTAAALLGIAGCGSNLRPTVTPIVGTGPASQPAAYAFVVSTPTSSAAALGYGTVIDYSGDTIMATAPIGPGPDLFALNGGGTQAWTLNEDGTVSNIPVSTLLQQKLVTYSTLNTIPPVNTPTDPAGIDPVVALFGGSFGLYALDVNLNEVDVLTGTPDAFKLDVPVDETPVTAVGVATATRFYAITQGIPYLTPFTIPGAAQPVDGGVACNVNPHAVGVTGMADGIETSTYTVSSHIPVGVCPDYAVGSADTRRVFVLNRGSDTISVINSQNNAIDSCVCPPTGCTNQNGQTYTCHPTLPLSTAAVTATGIQPPNGTMGLPAVAGPVYAEYNTLTQQLVVSNYDGNTVNIIDVSLDEYGNDSPTFGTTYTVPVGNNPASVTVLADGSRAYVANQTDGTVSIVDIASHSIETTLPVTGNPRTVVSTQNSLYGKIYVVSPNSPYVTIIRTDQDIIDTSVLVQGNAVDVRITTPDGINQNTNLVSRLPGAGQPCFLPPSAFTSTAMWTLANCKQQDVSLLTSAALIKSAGKTLQQ, translated from the coding sequence ATGTCCGTCACAGCAGCCGCCCTGCTAGGCATCGCAGGGTGCGGCAGCAATCTTCGCCCCACAGTTACGCCCATTGTTGGAACCGGACCGGCGTCGCAGCCCGCGGCTTATGCCTTCGTCGTCTCTACGCCGACTTCGTCCGCGGCGGCGCTAGGCTATGGAACGGTGATCGATTACTCCGGCGACACCATCATGGCCACGGCTCCCATCGGTCCCGGTCCGGATTTGTTCGCGCTCAACGGCGGTGGCACCCAGGCATGGACGCTGAACGAGGACGGAACCGTATCCAACATTCCGGTCTCCACGCTTCTTCAGCAAAAGCTGGTCACCTACAGCACGCTCAATACAATTCCGCCAGTGAACACTCCCACAGATCCTGCCGGGATTGATCCCGTGGTGGCGCTCTTCGGCGGTTCCTTTGGGCTCTACGCTCTTGACGTGAATCTGAATGAAGTCGACGTTCTGACGGGCACACCGGATGCGTTCAAGCTAGATGTCCCGGTGGACGAGACGCCAGTGACGGCGGTAGGCGTCGCTACAGCTACTCGCTTTTATGCCATCACTCAGGGCATTCCCTATCTCACGCCGTTTACGATCCCAGGCGCGGCCCAGCCCGTGGATGGCGGCGTTGCCTGCAATGTGAATCCCCATGCAGTTGGCGTAACGGGAATGGCGGACGGGATTGAGACCTCGACCTATACCGTCTCATCCCACATCCCGGTCGGCGTTTGCCCGGACTATGCTGTTGGAAGTGCGGATACCAGGCGGGTTTTTGTGCTTAATCGGGGCAGCGACACCATTTCGGTCATTAACAGCCAGAACAACGCCATCGATAGCTGCGTATGTCCCCCGACAGGCTGCACAAATCAGAACGGGCAGACATACACTTGCCACCCGACCCTCCCGCTTTCCACTGCCGCGGTAACCGCGACAGGGATACAGCCTCCGAACGGAACCATGGGCCTGCCCGCTGTTGCCGGTCCGGTTTATGCGGAATACAACACGTTAACCCAGCAACTGGTGGTTTCAAACTACGACGGCAACACGGTCAACATCATCGATGTGAGCCTCGACGAGTACGGCAATGACAGCCCAACCTTCGGGACGACGTATACGGTTCCGGTTGGGAACAACCCGGCCTCGGTGACGGTTCTGGCAGATGGATCGCGCGCCTATGTTGCCAACCAGACAGACGGTACGGTCTCGATCGTCGACATCGCCAGCCACAGCATTGAGACGACACTGCCGGTAACGGGCAATCCCCGCACTGTTGTCTCTACTCAGAACTCCCTCTACGGCAAGATCTACGTAGTTTCGCCCAACAGCCCTTATGTGACGATCATCCGAACTGACCAGGACATTATCGATACCTCTGTGCTGGTGCAGGGCAATGCCGTCGATGTTCGGATTACAACTCCGGATGGGATCAACCAAAATACCAATCTGGTGAGCCGATTGCCCGGCGCCGGACAGCCATGTTTCCTTCCCCCCAGTGCATTTACCTCTACAGCTATGTGGACGCTGGCCAATTGCAAGCAGCAGGATGTCAGCCTGCTTACTTCCGCCGCCCTGATCAAGAGTGCGGGGAAGACATTGCAACAGTAA
- a CDS encoding DUF92 domain-containing protein gives MLIRKDQSGLEWQSKAVLLIVAPWTVISVLLQGYWWAVQRPVVAWTTLGISAVFGLVVWRLRAGTAGAAATGAAITASLMFATTRFPYETSWLHGGLMPLLAMFLLTFAATKIGKAKKEQLGTAESRHGRNAAQVAANLGVAALAVFPVAVAAQDGVLRHSFEAISSFAAIAALAEAAADTVSSEIGQVLGGQPRLITTLRRVESGTDGGITLAGTFAGVAAALIVAIIGFWAMHGSRQLGSYWASICLAAGGGVFGLLFDSLLGATLERKGWLNNDAVNFLSTLSAVLFPMAIIALVLSKASPR, from the coding sequence GTGTTGATTCGAAAGGACCAGAGCGGTCTGGAATGGCAGTCCAAGGCGGTTCTGTTGATCGTGGCCCCGTGGACGGTGATTTCCGTGCTGTTGCAAGGCTACTGGTGGGCTGTGCAGAGGCCAGTCGTGGCGTGGACGACTCTCGGTATCAGCGCCGTTTTCGGGCTCGTAGTGTGGCGTCTGCGCGCCGGTACCGCCGGAGCAGCAGCGACCGGCGCGGCGATCACAGCAAGCCTTATGTTCGCCACGACTCGCTTCCCGTACGAGACAAGCTGGCTACATGGCGGACTGATGCCTCTTCTTGCGATGTTTCTGCTCACATTTGCAGCCACCAAAATTGGGAAAGCAAAAAAAGAGCAGCTCGGAACGGCGGAAAGTCGGCACGGCCGGAATGCGGCGCAGGTCGCGGCGAATCTGGGAGTGGCGGCGCTGGCGGTTTTTCCAGTGGCCGTGGCAGCGCAGGACGGCGTCCTTCGGCACTCGTTTGAGGCCATCTCCTCGTTTGCAGCGATTGCCGCGCTGGCTGAGGCTGCGGCTGACACAGTTTCCTCAGAGATAGGCCAGGTGCTGGGCGGCCAACCCAGATTGATCACGACCCTGCGCCGCGTAGAATCCGGTACGGATGGCGGGATCACATTAGCCGGAACGTTCGCCGGAGTGGCGGCAGCCTTGATCGTTGCAATCATTGGATTCTGGGCGATGCATGGAAGCCGGCAGCTCGGTAGTTACTGGGCTTCGATCTGCCTCGCCGCCGGTGGCGGAGTTTTCGGTCTGCTCTTCGACAGCCTGCTCGGCGCTACGCTCGAACGCAAAGGATGGCTCAACAACGACGCCGTAAACTTCCTCTCGACATTGAGCGCAGTCCTGTTCCCAATGGCGATCATCGCGCTCGTCCTCTCAAAAGCGAGTCCCCGGTAG
- a CDS encoding serine/threonine-protein kinase: MKRRMIEHYEILRRLGAGGSGVVYLANDTLLTRPVVLKILRRGLLTAGQMRTTVLREARLASAIEHPNVCAIYEVGETGEEAYIVMQFVPGQSLDLLITRGPASIQLVLSVGIQIADGLQAAHALGIFHRDLKPQNVMLTDGGLVKILDFGLARRLHPEEAAFDPSKPAVARTTSIAETYTARGGTIRYMAPEQFVTGQSSVQSDIWALGVLLYELASGRHPFARPDAEDFQIIRSIQFSNPSDLDQIVPGISVELKSVIAMCLEKNPAVRYSSAAEVREALKTIMKAMQLETGGIPGDAAANLVTTGPESEKRTTSFLSMLAERFRESTVETPRQNSVVVLPFINLGPTEVAPLYGFALADAIAARLARIPSIVVRPSSSLMTLPTAQMDPLDIGQKLLVSHVLAGNFMRSDKGFDLNWQLLDVSAQSVRSGGTISVASFDLIAVQNEISNEVFAVLQGIGGVDNRSAHVEGSRNGTRPSGRDGSLPDLVSEEYLQARALLSSFMTRTGSRSDLDRARSLFESITTSDPEFAAGWAGLGIAELQYARHGFGGQIHVMTARRAFDLAYKLDPGSAEANLYRIYMLLSRGEKESARHGIANLLSSSANDWNVHMLAGVTLRIDGMYDEALGQFSHALKLNPANAALLYNHRARVYHYQNQLEVAGDELAKGLALEPRHPLLRTSAGYQQMRMGNLHSAIAILEDVIRDDDSMRIAVPTLALCYVQVGNRTQAASLLKDDTLAAAEADSEMAYRLASYFAVEGDSSEALHWLRRAIYLGNENYPWFSKNPAWNNLKTNHDFERILEDLKKAYRKNQKIWQRLLEQVHQESE, translated from the coding sequence ATGAAGCGAAGAATGATCGAACACTACGAGATTCTCCGCCGCCTTGGTGCGGGCGGAAGCGGCGTAGTGTATTTAGCAAATGACACCCTGCTGACGCGCCCGGTGGTGCTCAAGATCCTGCGCCGTGGCCTGCTGACGGCCGGCCAGATGCGCACGACGGTACTGCGCGAGGCGCGGCTCGCCTCGGCGATTGAGCATCCCAATGTCTGCGCCATCTATGAAGTTGGCGAAACCGGCGAAGAAGCGTATATCGTGATGCAGTTTGTCCCCGGCCAGTCGCTGGATCTGCTGATCACGCGCGGTCCGGCGAGCATCCAGCTGGTGCTATCGGTCGGCATTCAGATCGCGGACGGCTTGCAGGCTGCGCACGCGCTCGGCATCTTTCACCGCGATCTCAAGCCGCAAAACGTGATGCTTACCGACGGGGGACTGGTCAAAATTCTGGATTTCGGCCTGGCTCGCCGATTGCACCCCGAAGAAGCGGCGTTCGATCCCTCGAAACCCGCCGTGGCGCGAACGACTTCCATCGCGGAAACCTACACGGCGCGCGGCGGGACAATCCGCTATATGGCTCCGGAGCAGTTCGTTACCGGGCAATCCAGCGTGCAGTCCGACATCTGGGCCCTTGGAGTGCTTTTGTACGAACTGGCCAGCGGCCGGCACCCCTTTGCGCGGCCAGACGCGGAGGATTTCCAGATCATCCGTTCGATCCAGTTCTCCAATCCTTCGGATCTGGATCAGATCGTCCCGGGAATTTCGGTTGAATTGAAGAGTGTGATCGCCATGTGCCTGGAAAAAAATCCGGCGGTTCGCTACTCCTCTGCTGCCGAAGTCCGCGAGGCGCTCAAGACGATCATGAAGGCGATGCAGCTTGAGACTGGCGGCATTCCCGGCGACGCGGCAGCAAACCTGGTTACCACCGGGCCGGAGTCCGAGAAGCGGACTACGAGCTTCCTATCGATGCTGGCCGAGCGTTTTCGCGAATCAACGGTCGAGACACCTCGCCAGAATTCAGTTGTCGTTTTGCCATTTATCAATCTTGGCCCTACCGAGGTTGCTCCGCTCTACGGCTTTGCTCTTGCGGATGCCATCGCCGCTCGGCTGGCGCGCATTCCGTCGATTGTGGTGCGGCCGTCCAGTTCTCTGATGACGCTGCCCACGGCGCAGATGGACCCGCTCGATATTGGCCAGAAGCTGCTTGTTTCTCACGTTCTTGCGGGCAATTTCATGCGCTCGGACAAGGGCTTCGACCTGAACTGGCAGTTGCTTGACGTGTCGGCGCAAAGCGTGCGGTCGGGCGGAACGATCAGCGTCGCTTCTTTTGATCTGATTGCTGTGCAGAACGAGATATCCAATGAGGTCTTCGCCGTTCTTCAGGGGATTGGCGGGGTCGATAACCGTTCCGCGCATGTGGAAGGCAGCCGCAACGGAACGCGCCCGAGCGGCAGGGATGGTTCGCTGCCCGATCTGGTTTCAGAGGAGTACCTGCAGGCCCGCGCTTTGCTCAGTTCCTTTATGACGCGGACCGGCTCGCGCTCCGATCTCGATCGCGCCCGAAGCCTGTTTGAAAGCATCACGACCAGTGATCCGGAATTTGCAGCGGGATGGGCTGGTCTTGGCATCGCCGAGTTGCAGTACGCACGCCACGGATTTGGCGGGCAGATCCACGTGATGACCGCCCGCCGCGCCTTCGATCTGGCTTACAAACTCGATCCCGGCTCGGCAGAGGCTAATCTTTACCGCATCTACATGCTGCTCTCGCGCGGCGAAAAGGAGTCGGCGCGCCATGGCATCGCCAACCTGCTCAGTTCCTCGGCCAATGATTGGAACGTTCATATGCTGGCCGGCGTCACGCTGCGCATCGACGGCATGTATGACGAGGCATTAGGGCAGTTCAGCCATGCCCTGAAGCTGAATCCGGCGAACGCGGCGCTGCTTTATAACCACCGCGCCCGCGTGTATCACTATCAGAATCAGCTCGAAGTTGCCGGCGACGAACTCGCCAAGGGGCTGGCGCTTGAACCGCGCCATCCGCTGCTGCGTACCTCGGCTGGTTACCAGCAAATGCGAATGGGCAATCTGCATTCGGCTATCGCCATTCTTGAAGACGTGATCCGCGACGATGATTCGATGCGCATTGCCGTGCCTACGCTGGCATTGTGTTACGTGCAGGTCGGCAACCGCACCCAGGCCGCGTCGCTGCTCAAGGACGACACGCTCGCCGCTGCCGAAGCGGACAGCGAAATGGCCTATCGCCTGGCCTCGTACTTCGCCGTCGAAGGCGATTCCAGCGAGGCGCTGCACTGGCTGCGGCGGGCCATCTACCTGGGAAATGAGAATTATCCCTGGTTTTCGAAGAATCCGGCGTGGAACAACCTCAAGACGAATCATGATTTTGAAAGAATTCTCGAAGATTTGAAAAAGGCGTATCGGAAGAATCAGAAGATCTGGCAGCGACTGCTGGAGCAGGTTCACCAGGAAAGTGAGTAG
- a CDS encoding retropepsin-like aspartic protease, with translation MRCAISCSILALMLACRHFSGAQEPPKPAPNVPPNSTKPSQPAQTQQPAPTVPESEQPGAGATVRTGSQFGQEGERSFAGRLGRLLADHQFLEMESLLKDSDNDAGGANRADKATPEQKQLFRGVLANRENKPQESVRLLEPLLAKWKTAAPTPEEKLLRKTLAEDYLREGDLAKANQAYLEFEYRLGGSLSQDERDEIELPLKALPLVYQFPPMTVEAGDPFALPYDRDALGLTDVPVFVDGVSHDWMLDPTAPFNMICRSTAKEIGLKVAEEATTVKSITGHPMKVHATVIPRFTIGTVTYRNMTALVFEDADYYFAQANYQVRGVLGYPAVSTLGSLTITAESNIEVQPGEKGKRLTTGARFFLDGDRVIAAFGKPGDERMFAVDASGQQTYLTSRYYAEHAVEFENKKMELLTAPGSQNRPPAPTYVADSSTLSVGNVPVTLHFVQVLTQPLGNAALDDTYGTLGVDALDELKSYTFDYRTMRFAVTTE, from the coding sequence ATGCGATGCGCAATTTCTTGCTCGATTCTGGCTCTGATGCTCGCGTGTCGACATTTCTCCGGCGCGCAGGAACCGCCAAAACCGGCCCCAAATGTTCCTCCAAATTCGACGAAGCCTTCTCAACCCGCCCAGACACAGCAACCTGCACCAACGGTTCCGGAAAGCGAACAGCCTGGCGCCGGAGCCACGGTGCGCACCGGATCGCAATTCGGTCAGGAAGGCGAACGGAGCTTTGCCGGAAGACTGGGAAGGCTGCTGGCCGATCATCAGTTCCTTGAAATGGAAAGCCTTCTCAAGGACTCCGACAACGACGCGGGCGGAGCCAACAGAGCAGACAAGGCTACCCCGGAGCAGAAGCAGCTTTTTCGCGGAGTCCTGGCCAATCGCGAAAACAAGCCGCAGGAGTCCGTTCGACTGCTGGAACCGCTGCTCGCTAAATGGAAGACCGCCGCGCCTACTCCGGAAGAGAAGCTCCTTCGCAAGACCCTGGCCGAGGATTACCTGCGCGAGGGCGACCTGGCCAAAGCGAACCAGGCCTACCTTGAATTCGAATATCGCCTTGGCGGAAGCCTATCGCAGGACGAGCGGGACGAGATCGAACTGCCGCTCAAAGCCCTGCCGCTGGTCTATCAGTTCCCGCCCATGACTGTCGAAGCTGGCGATCCGTTCGCGTTACCCTACGACCGCGACGCGCTGGGACTGACCGATGTACCGGTCTTTGTGGATGGCGTTTCGCACGACTGGATGCTGGACCCGACAGCACCCTTCAATATGATCTGCCGTTCGACAGCAAAAGAAATCGGCCTCAAAGTCGCCGAGGAAGCGACAACGGTAAAATCCATCACCGGCCACCCGATGAAGGTGCACGCAACCGTGATTCCCCGATTCACCATCGGCACCGTCACCTACCGCAACATGACAGCGCTGGTCTTTGAAGACGCGGACTACTACTTTGCGCAGGCAAATTACCAGGTTCGCGGTGTGCTCGGATATCCCGCCGTTTCCACTCTGGGAAGTCTGACGATTACGGCCGAATCAAACATTGAAGTGCAGCCCGGCGAAAAAGGCAAACGCCTCACAACCGGAGCCCGATTCTTTCTGGATGGCGACCGGGTCATCGCCGCATTTGGCAAGCCCGGCGACGAGCGCATGTTTGCCGTCGACGCCAGCGGCCAGCAGACCTATCTCACCTCGCGCTACTACGCTGAACACGCCGTCGAATTTGAGAATAAGAAAATGGAGTTGCTGACCGCCCCCGGATCGCAGAACAGGCCTCCCGCGCCGACCTATGTAGCTGATTCGTCGACGCTAAGCGTAGGCAATGTTCCGGTAACGCTGCATTTCGTCCAGGTACTCACGCAGCCATTGGGCAACGCCGCACTCGATGACACCTACGGAACTCTGGGCGTGGATGCACTGGATGAGTTGAAGAGCTACACCTTCGACTACCGGACCATGCGATTCGCAGTCACGACGGAGTAA
- a CDS encoding RNA polymerase factor sigma-54: MPLLQPRLNLKVSQRQILTPGLMQMVSVLALNKLELTEMINAEMVENPVLEEIDETVPTLDEIGGREAMRDRVVEETPVTPKDPFEEIDFGSYFQEYLDPGFRTTQEFEESDKPSFEHFLSQPTTLADHLLWQLGSMSLTQQLVEAAEFLIGNLDENGYLSATLEELAEIFAGAEDTLESSLTRMRDALEVIQHLDPAGVGALDLRDCLRIQLDAQLHEMEMVFARHPYEEPRRDVEEMAWEVHPSPASSETAFESTLNSNGHFAEPNGPADMDSDDNLELSPQQSLHAEAEAALDDRRHTFDTAKLIVQHHLSLLQKRDLKEISRAAGRPVPEVSSAVDLIRTLDPRPGRRYNREQAHLIEPDVAFVKRGDTWVVAMNEEDMPTLRLSQRYRRMLVADGTDKEVKDYVKERFRSAMQLMRNIAQRKSTILRTCEVIVRRQQEFLDIGIEALRPMMIKEVAEEIGVHPSTVSRAVANKYAHTPQGVIELRAFFSEGANGPEGADTPLVVLKRMVRKLIEEEDARHPLTDDQLAAMLQGKGIQVTRRTVAKYREDLHIPSTHQRRRREA, encoded by the coding sequence ATGCCGCTGTTGCAACCGCGACTGAATCTGAAGGTATCGCAACGCCAGATCCTCACTCCGGGTCTCATGCAGATGGTGAGCGTTCTGGCGTTGAACAAGCTGGAACTGACCGAGATGATCAACGCCGAAATGGTGGAGAATCCGGTTCTTGAGGAGATTGACGAGACAGTACCGACGCTGGATGAAATCGGCGGGCGCGAGGCGATGCGCGACCGTGTCGTCGAAGAGACGCCTGTAACGCCCAAGGATCCCTTTGAGGAAATCGATTTTGGCTCCTACTTTCAGGAGTATCTGGACCCGGGTTTTCGCACCACGCAGGAGTTTGAAGAGTCCGACAAGCCATCCTTTGAGCATTTCCTCTCTCAGCCAACGACGCTGGCCGATCATCTGCTTTGGCAACTGGGCTCGATGAGCCTGACTCAGCAGTTGGTCGAAGCAGCCGAGTTCCTCATCGGTAACCTGGACGAGAACGGCTATCTGTCTGCGACGCTAGAGGAGTTGGCCGAGATCTTCGCCGGTGCTGAGGATACGCTGGAATCTTCCCTGACGCGGATGCGCGACGCGCTCGAGGTCATTCAGCATCTCGACCCCGCCGGCGTCGGCGCCCTCGACCTGCGAGACTGTCTGCGCATCCAGCTCGATGCCCAGTTGCATGAGATGGAAATGGTCTTTGCCCGGCATCCCTATGAGGAGCCGCGCCGCGATGTTGAGGAGATGGCGTGGGAGGTGCATCCGTCTCCCGCGAGCTCTGAAACGGCATTCGAGTCCACCTTGAACTCGAATGGTCACTTCGCGGAACCGAACGGTCCGGCTGATATGGATTCCGACGATAACTTGGAATTGAGTCCGCAGCAAAGCCTGCACGCGGAGGCGGAAGCGGCCCTCGACGATCGTCGGCATACCTTCGATACGGCCAAGCTCATCGTTCAGCATCATCTTTCGCTGCTGCAAAAGCGCGATCTCAAGGAGATTTCGCGCGCTGCCGGCCGCCCGGTGCCCGAAGTCAGCTCCGCGGTGGATCTGATCCGCACGCTCGATCCTCGCCCTGGCCGACGATATAACCGCGAGCAGGCCCATCTGATCGAGCCCGATGTGGCTTTCGTCAAGCGCGGCGATACCTGGGTTGTGGCCATGAACGAAGAGGATATGCCTACGCTCCGTCTGAGCCAGCGCTACCGCCGCATGCTGGTAGCCGATGGCACGGACAAGGAAGTCAAGGATTACGTCAAGGAACGATTCCGCTCCGCGATGCAGTTGATGCGCAACATCGCCCAGCGCAAGAGCACGATTCTCCGCACCTGCGAGGTGATTGTCCGCAGGCAGCAGGAGTTCCTCGATATCGGTATCGAGGCTTTGCGCCCCATGATGATCAAGGAAGTCGCGGAAGAGATCGGCGTCCATCCTTCGACCGTCAGCCGCGCAGTGGCGAACAAGTACGCGCATACTCCGCAGGGCGTGATCGAGTTGCGCGCCTTCTTTTCGGAGGGTGCGAATGGGCCGGAGGGCGCGGACACGCCGCTGGTTGTGTTGAAGCGCATGGTGCGCAAGCTGATCGAAGAAGAGGACGCCCGGCATCCGCTGACGGATGATCAACTGGCTGCGATGCTGCAAGGGAAGGGAATTCAGGTCACCCGCCGCACGGTCGCCAAGTACCGCGAAGACCTGCATATACCTTCAACGCATCAGCGCCGGCGGCGCGAAGCTTAA
- the lptB gene encoding LPS export ABC transporter ATP-binding protein yields the protein MQTLSAEGIGKSYGGRQVVRDVNLSISRGEVVGLLGPNGAGKTTSFYMIVGLVVPESGRVMVDDAEITRVPMYLRARNHGISYLPQEPSVFRKLTVEDNIMGVLEAQPISEQERRIRTERLIQQLNLRHIRTTKGYALSGGERRRVEIARCLCIQPSFLLLDEPFSGIDPIAVLDLQKIIFDLKSSGIGILITDHNVRETLSVTDRAYIIAEGKIFRTGTPHQLGNDPEVRRVYLGEGFSLD from the coding sequence ATGCAGACACTCAGCGCCGAGGGAATCGGCAAATCCTACGGCGGCCGCCAAGTCGTTCGCGACGTCAACCTGAGCATTTCGCGGGGAGAAGTCGTTGGACTGCTTGGCCCCAACGGCGCGGGCAAGACCACGAGCTTTTACATGATTGTCGGCCTGGTTGTGCCGGAGTCCGGACGCGTGATGGTCGATGACGCCGAGATCACACGCGTTCCGATGTACCTTCGCGCGCGCAATCACGGAATCAGCTACCTGCCGCAGGAGCCGTCGGTTTTTCGCAAACTTACGGTCGAAGACAACATCATGGGCGTGCTCGAAGCGCAGCCGATCTCCGAGCAGGAGCGGCGGATTCGTACCGAGCGCCTGATCCAGCAGTTGAATCTGCGACACATCCGCACCACGAAGGGGTACGCGCTGTCGGGCGGCGAGCGGCGGCGCGTGGAGATTGCGCGCTGCCTCTGCATCCAGCCCAGTTTTCTGCTGCTGGATGAGCCGTTCAGCGGCATCGACCCGATTGCCGTACTCGATTTGCAGAAGATCATTTTTGATCTGAAATCAAGTGGTATCGGCATTCTCATTACCGATCACAATGTGCGCGAGACGCTCTCGGTCACCGATCGGGCGTATATTATCGCCGAGGGGAAGATATTTCGAACGGGAACGCCTCACCAACTGGGTAATGACCCGGAGGTTCGCCGGGTGTACCTGGGAGAGGGATTCTCGTTGGATTAG